Proteins encoded in a region of the Quercus lobata isolate SW786 chromosome 8, ValleyOak3.0 Primary Assembly, whole genome shotgun sequence genome:
- the LOC115956090 gene encoding V-type proton ATPase subunit D, with amino-acid sequence MSGQSQRLNVVPTVTMLGAMKARLVGATRGHALLKKKSDALTMQFRQILKKIVSTKESMGEVMKTSSFALTEAKYVAGENIKHIVLENVQNASLKVRSKQENIAGVKLPKFEYFTEGETKNDLTGLARGGQQVQICRAAYVKTIEVLVELASLQTSFLTLDEAIKTTNRRVNALENVVKPRIENTITYIKGELDELEREDFFRLKKIQGYKKKAIEKQRASAKGFAEDQVAEKMSLQRGISMNAAHNMLSAAAGKDEDIIF; translated from the coding sequence ATGTCCGGCCAAAGCCAGCGCTTGAATGTAGTTCCCACTGTAACAATGCTTGGGGCCATGAAAGCTCGCCTTGTTGGTGCTACAAGAGGTCATGCTCTTCTCAAGAAGAAGAGTGATGCTTTAACTATGCAGTTCCGACAGATTCTTAAAAAGATTGTCTCCACAAAAGAATCAATGGGAGAGGTCATGAAGACCTCCTCATTTGCACTAACTGAAGCCAAATATGTTGCTGGAGAGAACATCAAGCACATTGTCCTTGAGAATGTCCAAAATGCATCTCTTAAAGTTCGATCAAAGCAAGAAAATATTGCTGGTGTGAAGCTCCCAAAGTTTGAGTACTTTACTGAGGGTGAGACCAAGAATGACCTAACTGGATTGGCTAGAGGTGGACAGCAGGTTCAGATTTGTCGGGCTGCTTATGTGAAGACAATTGAGGTTCTTGTTGAGCTTGCCTCACTGCAGACATCATTCTTAACACTTGATGAGGCAATCAAGACCACTAATCGTAGAGTTAATGCTCTAGAGAATGTTGTGAAGCCAAGGATAGAGAACACCATAACTTACATTAAAGGGGAGTTGGATGAGTTGGAAAGGGAGGATTTCTTCAGGTTAAAGAAGATACAGGGTTATAAGAAGAAGGCAATTGAGAAACAGCGTGCGTCTGCCAAGGGGTTTGCTGAGGATCAGGTTGCAGAGAAGATGTCTTTGCAGAGAGGGATATCAATGAATGCAGCTCACAACATGTTATCTGCAGCTGCCGGGAAGGATGAGGACATCATTTTCTGA